From the genome of Bactrocera oleae isolate idBacOlea1 chromosome 2, idBacOlea1, whole genome shotgun sequence, one region includes:
- the LOC106623490 gene encoding uncharacterized protein, whose amino-acid sequence MSTSFSINGKIYNITLSSLPADITLNTFIREHVGLSGTKFMCQEGGCGVCVCVVTGKHPITGNVRTWTVNSCLTLLNTCADWDITTTEGIGNKSVGYHPIQKRLAKMNGTQCGFCSPGFVMNMYGLLKSKGGNVTMEEVENSFGGNICRCTGYRPILDTMKSFAVDSTIEVPEECQDIEDINNIICTKTSNLCKSSCTILSKRSPINYKDGSYWSWPKSIGEIFSIIEKLKVKKYFLVAGNTATGVFQRDPFIKTFIDVNNVSELRQHSITPKALTLGANLSLTDTMAIFEEAAKMKGFEYCQQLWNHFDLIANLPVRNMGTLAGNLIMKHNHNDFPSDVYIVFEALNAQVVLQESVVKEKAVTMAKFLKTEMNGKIIRAIILRPYLREQYIFDSYKIMIRAQNAHAYVNAAFLINVERPSLKIQNARICFGGINPGFVHATEIEDMLKGKQLYDSQVIAKVFSIASNTFIADSVISNGSPEYRQKLACGLLYKTILKNTPESLISEKLRSGAEILKRPLSSGKQVYESIPEDFPVHQPIEKYEGLKQTAGEATYANDIPVTVNQLWAAFVTAKLVGATVASIDTSAAFKLPGVVAFFTSKDIPGKNTTSGNEPMFFLENEELFVSGAIKFYNQPIGVIVAESNATANVAAELVKITYDGKGGEIFPTLHDVLNSRRSDRINHTIKSLIENLNVEDNYDIRGSGKLDLGLQYHFFMEPHTAAVIPFEGGLEIYATTQWMDLLQGVLTELLDMKNNEIQVKVRRLGGAFGGKATRSAFAACAASLAAHKLNRPVRFVQSIESMMNVLGKRWAFHCEYEFYVKQTGKIVALRSEFYEDAGYQSNESPMGHTVLVSKNCYEFTDNYKLDGYMILTNSPSNTPCRAPGSVEGIAMIENIIEHISFETGLDPVDVRKANLIPGHKMEQMLVYFIQSTDYKMRKQKVKTFNENNRWRKKGLGIAIMEYPIGYFGQFPASLAIYHRDGTVIISHGGIEMGQGMNTKIAQLASLELGIPVDMIRFEGSNTVNGANSMVTGGSIGSETLCYAVRKCCNTINERLKNVRQSLKNPSWLEIIQTAYNQHISLIVSEDCKPNDMDPYTVCALGLVEVEVDILTGNYHLPRVDILEDAGQSLNPNVDIGQIEGAFMMGLGYWTSEEIVVDKNTGELMTNRTWNYKPPGAKDIPIDFRIEMLSGSPNVAGFMRSKATGEPAICLTIAVGFALQEALQSSRSDAGLVKKWIPLTAPMTPERVLLHSGTDYSMLHLNYT is encoded by the exons ATGTCAACGAGTTTTTCAATTAATGGCAAAATTTACAACA TTACATTGTCAAGCCTACCAGCGGATATaactttaaatacttttattcgTGAGCATGTGGGACTCTCAGGTACAAAATTTATGTGCCAAGAGGGCGGTTGCGGCGTATGTGTTTGCGTTGTTACGGGAAAACATCCAATTACTGGAAATGTGCGAACATGGACCGTCAACTCT TGTTTGACATTGCTGAATACGTGCGCAGATTGGGACATAACAACAACGGAAGGTATTGGTAATAAGAGTGTTGGCTATCATCCAATTCAGAAACGTTTGGCCAAAATGAATGGCACTCAATGTGGTTTCTGTTCGCCTGGATTCGTAATGAATATGTATGGTTTACTGAAATCTAAGGGTGGCAATGTTACAATGGAAGAGGTGGAAAATTCTTTTGGTGGCAATATTTGTCGCTGTACTGGTTACCGACCTATATTAGACACTATGAAATCTTTTGCAGTCGATAGTACAATTGAAGTTCCTGAAGAGTGTCAGGATATTGAAGATATcaacaatataatatgtactAAAACTTCCAATTTGTGCAAAAGCTCTTGTACCATCCTCTCAAAACGTTCGCCTATAAATTATAAAGACGGTAGTTATTGGTCTTGGCCCAAGTCAATTGGTGAAATATTCTCAATtatcgaaaaattaaaagttaaaaaatattttttggttgcTGGTAACACTGCTACTGGTGTCTTTCAGCGCGATCCCTTTATTAAAACGTTTATTGATGTAAATAATGTGTCTGAACTCAGACAACACAGTATTACTCCGAAGGCCCTAACTTTAGGCGCTAACTTAAGTTTAACAGATACAATGGCAATATTTGAAGAAGCAGCTAAAATGAAAGGATTTGAATACTGTCAACAACTTTGGAATCATTTCGATTTGATTGCAAATCTACCAGTCCGAAAT ATGGGTACCTTGGCAGGTAATCTAATCATGAAGCACAATCATAATGACTTTCCCTCCGATGTGTACATCGTTTTTGAAGCACTTAACGCTCAAGTGGTACTTCAAGAAAGTGTCGTAAAAGAGAAAGCAGTGACAATGGCAAAGTTTCTGAAAACTGAAATGAACGGTAAAATTATTAGAGCAATTATTCTTCGGCCTTACTTACGTGAGCAATATATCTTTGATTCTTACAAG ATTATGATAAGAGCACAAAATGCACATGCCTACGTTAACGCTGCATTTctaataaatgttgaaagacCAAGCCTTAAAATACAAAATGCTCGTATTTGTTTTGGAGGTATAAACCCTGGCTTTGTTCATGCGACGGAAATAGAAGACATGTTGAAAGGAAAACAGCTATACGATTCACAAGTTATAGCGAAAGTTTTCTCAATAGCCAGTAATACTTTCATTGCTGATTCAGTCATATCTAATGGTTCGCCTGAATATAGACAGAAACTTGCCTGTGGTCTGCTCTATAAGACCATATTGAAAAATACTCCAGAAAGCTTAATATCAGAGAAATTACGAAGCGGTGCAGAAATCCTCAAGCGTCCACTATCCTCAGGCAAACAAGTGTACGAAAGTATACCAGAAGATTTTCCTGTGCACCAACCTATTGAAAAATATGAAGGTTTAAAGCAAACAGCAGGGGAAGCAACTTATGCAAATGACATTCCCGTAACAGTAAATCAACTGTGGGCTGCTTTTGTTACTGCTAAACTTGTTGGAGCTACAGTAGCAAGTATTGACACTTCTGCCGCATTCAAATTACCAGGTGTCGTTGCATTTTTTACATCCAAAGATATACCGGGAAAAAATACAACTAGCGGCAATGAACCCatgttttttttggaaaacgAAGAATTATTTGTTAGCGgtgcaattaaattttacaatcagCCTATCGGGGTAATAGTAGCGGAGTCAAATGCTACTGCTAATGTAGCTGCCGAACTAGTAAAGATCACATATGATGGCAAAGGAGGTGAAATTTTTCCTACTCTTCATGATGTCCTCAACAGCAGACGCTCAGATAGAATCAATCATACGATTAAGTCACTTATAGAAAATCTAAATGTTGAAGATAATTATGATATACGTGGCTCAGGAAAATTGGATTTGGGTCTGCAATATCATTTTTTCATGGAACCGCATACCGCTGCAGTTATACCATTCGAAGGTGGATTAGAGATATATGCAACTACTCAGTGGATGGACCTTCTACAAGGCGTATTGACAGAATTACTTGATATGAAAAATAACGAAATTCAAGTGAAAGTACGACGTTTGGGTGGCGCATTTGGCGGTAAAGCAACTAGAAGTGCCTTTGCTGCTTGTGCTGCATCTTTAGCTGCCCACAAGCTTAACCGTCCGGTGCGTTTTGTTCAATCTATAGAATCGATGATGAATGTTCTAGGAAAGCGGTGGGCTTTTCATTGCGAGTACGAATTTTACGTTAAACAGACAGGAAAAATAGTTGCTTTGCGTAGTGAGTTTTATGAGGATGCAGGATATCAATCCAATGAATCACCAATGGGTCACACTGTTTTAGTATCTAAAAATTGCTATGAATTTACTGACAATTACAAATTGGATGGTTATATGATTTTAACTAATTCACCCAGTAACACACCCTGCCGAGCGCCTGGTTCAGTGGAGGGAATTGCAATGATTGAGAACATTATCGaacatatttcttttgaaaCCGGGCTGGACCCAGTCGACGTACGAAAAGCTAATTTAATTCCAGGCCATAAAATGGAACAAATGttggtatattttatacaatcgACTGATTACAAAATGCGAAAGCAGAAAGTTAAAACCTTTAACGAAAATAATCGCTGGCGAAAGAAAGGTCTGGGGATAGCCATCATGGAGTACCCAATTGGATACTTTGGACAATTTCCAGCTTCGTTAGCAATTTATCATCGTGATGGCACTGTCATCATTTCACATGGTGGTATCGAAATGGGTCAAGGTATGAACACGAAAATTGCACAGTTAGCGTCTCTTGAGTTAGGCATACCAGTGGATATGATTCGATTCGAAGGGAGCAACACTGTTAATGGTGCTAATAGCATGGTGACTGGAGGATCCATTGGCAGCGAAACACTCTGCTAC gCGGTGCGTAAATGTTGCAACACAATTAACGAACGCCTGAAAAATGTACGACAATCCCTTAAAAACCCATCATGGTTAGAAATAATACAAACAGCTTACAATCAACACATTAGTTTAATTGTAAGCGAAGATTGTAAACCCAACGACATGGACCCGTATACTGTTTGTGCTCTAGGCCTTGTTGAAGTGGAAGTCGACATACTTACCGGAAATTATCATCTTCCTCGTGTGGATATCTTGGAAGATGCAGGTCAGAGTCTGAATCCAAATGTAGATATTGGACAAATTGAAGGAGCGTTCATGATGGGTCTCGGCTATTGGACGTCTGAGGAAATAGTTGTTGATAAAAATACTGGCGAACTGATGACTAATCGTACATGGAACTATAAACCACCCGGAGCTAAGGACATACCAATAGATTTTCGCATTGAGATGTTAAGCGGCAGTCCAAACGTAGCTGGCTTTATGCGATCTAAGG CAACTGGCGAGCCagcaatttgtttgacaataGCTGTAGGTTTTGCTCTACAAGAAGCATTACAGTCTTCCCGTTCGGATGCTGGTTTAGTGAAAAAGTGGATTCCGTTAACTGCGCCTATGACGCCGGAGCGAGTTTTGCTACATTCAGGCACCGATTATAGCATGCTGCATCTGAATTATACTTAA
- the LOC106623495 gene encoding uncharacterized protein, which produces MTTTFNINGCNHNVNLINFPPDITLNTFIREYVQLTATKYMCLEGGCGACVCVIKGKQPGSGETRTWAVNSCLTLLNTCMDWEIITAEGIGNKNIGYHPIQKRLAKMNGTQCGFCSPGFVMNMFGLLESKGGNVKMTEVENSFGGNICRCTGYRPILDAMKSFAADSAIQIPKECIDIEDIKLTECPKIGSQLKGTCQKPLSYMIYPDGTQWYWPQTFAELFEALSKIQNEKFMLVAGNTGHGVYRRSSDIKHFFDIHAVPELKQHSITNEKIKLGANISLTEAMEIFEQAALKPGFEYCQQLREHFDLIANVPVRNTGTLAGNINLKKYYPEFPSDVFITFEALDVQIIVAEDASTWKTISLKEYLALTNDKIIIIAFELKAYPKDKFVFDSYKIMPRAQNAHAYVNAAFLLHMDMPEGKVLHARICFGGIAPDFVHAKAIESALVGQSLFENDTISNIFQNLIIDLQPNAVLPDASPEYRKSLAAGLLYKSLLKIAPEDKVKDEYKSGGNLLLRPLSSGTQSFETIEKYYPVTEAVQKLEAMIQCSGEATYMNDVLTSTNSVYCAFAIATKVGANIEKIDASEVLQTPGVIAFYTAKDIPGTNSSCDSIFGYEAEEIFCSDIVKYYGQPLGVVVAQTNDIANRIAPKVKVTYSNNVRVHNVLTTTADVLEADEMKRITMIKTSKIDEIKLVQKPDINSKGVFEIGGQYHFTMEPQTTIVVPFEEGLNVWTATQWMDHTQSVIAKMLKLQVNKVQLKVRRLGGAFGCKISRGNQVACAASLVAYKLNRPSRFVQTIESMMTSNGKRWGCRSDYEFHIKANGKILGLKNTFYQDAGYTLNENPINGHSVVCSKNCYELADLSTKIVAEAVITDAPSSTWCRAPGSVEGIAMIENILEHIAFEANIDPADARLANLKSGNKLEELLPRFINTTDYRNRRKEIDGFNEKNRWTKRGLGIAIMEYPVFYFGQYSATVSIYHVDGTVVISHGGIEMGQGINTKVAQVAAQTLGVPLTYIKIESSDTINGANSIVTGGAVGSESLCFAIRKACETLNERLKPIKDSLGKEASWQNVVQQAWGKAINMIVSDHYKEGDMQNYSVYGLALTEIEVDILTGNNQIKRVDILEDAGESLSPYIDIGQVEGSFVMLLGYWLTEQLIYDRITGELLTNRTWNYKPPGAKDIPIDFRIELLQKNPNSAGFMRSKATGEPPCCLAVSVIFAIQHALQSARKDAGLKREWIRLGAPTTPETIALNAGTDVSKFSLA; this is translated from the exons ATGACAACCACTTTCAATATCAACGGTTGTAATCACAACG TAAATCTTATCAATTTTCCACCTGATATAACCCTTAATACTTTTATACGAGAATATGTGCAGTTAACGGCCACCAAATACATGTGTTTAGAAGGAGGGTGtggcgcttgtgtgtgtgtcatTAAAGGTAAACAACCCGGCAGTGGGGAAACACGTACATGGGCCGTTAACTCA TGTTTGACTTTACTAAATACATGCATGGATTGGGAGATTATAACAGCTGAGGGTATTGGCAACAAAAACATTGGCTATCATCCAATACAAAAACGATTAGCCAAGATGAATGGCACTCAATGTGGTTTTTGCTCTCCTGGTTTTGTTATGAATATGTTCGGTCTACTTGAATCGAAAGGAGGAAATGTTAAAATGACGGAGGTCGAAAATTCTTTTGGTGGCAACATTTGTCGATGCACTGGATACCGTCCGATATTGGACGCTATGAAATCATTTGCCGCGGATAGTGCTATACAGATTCCCAAAGAATGTATAGATATTGAGGATATCAAGCTTACCGAATGTCCTAAAATCGGTTCGCAGCTTAAGGGCACTTGTCAAAAGCCGTTAAGTTATATGATTTATCCCGACGGTACGCAATGGTATTGGCCGCAAACATTTGCTGAACTATTTGAAGCACTGTCCAAAATACAGAATGAAAAATTCATGCTTGTCGCAGGAAATACAGGACATGGCGTCTACAGGCGATCATCAGAtataaaacacttttttgatATTCATGCGGTGCCTGAGTTAAAGCAGCACTCTATAACTAATGAAAAGATAAAACTTGGTGCAAATATAAGCTTGACAGAAGCAATGGAAATTTTTGAGCAAGCTGCACTGAAACCTGGCTTCGAGTACTGCCAGCAATTGAGGGAACATTTTGATCTTATCGCGAATGTGCCAGTTCGTAAC ACTGGAACACTGGCAGGcaatatcaacttaaaaaaatactatccAGAATTTCCTTCAGATGTATTCATTACATTCGAAGCTCTTGATGTTCAGATTATTGTTGCAGAAGATGCGTCTACCTGGAAGACCATATCACTAAAGGAATATCTAGCTTTGACGAatgacaaaattattattattgcattcgAATTAAAAGCTTATCCAAAAGACAAATTTGTGTTCGATTCTTACAAA ataatGCCTAGGGCTCAAAATGCGCACGCCTATGTAAATGCtgcatttttattacatatggATATGCCAGAAGGCAAAGTTTTACATGCTCGTATATGCTTTGGCGGTATAGCACCCGATTTTGTACATGCCAAAGCAATAGAATCTGCATTAGTTGGTCAGAGCTTATTTGAAAATGACACTATTTCGAATATATTCCAAAATTTGATTATCGATCTACAACCGAATGCTGTTCTTCCTGACGCTTCGCCTGAATACCGAAAAAGTCTTGCTGCTGGTCTACTTTACAAAAGCCTTTTAAAAATCGCACCTGAAGACAAAGTAAAGGATGAATACAAAAGTGGTGGCAATTTACTTCTACGACCCCTTTCATCCGGTACTCAATCCTTTGAAACTATAGAAAAATATTACCCAGTTACTGAAGCTGTGCAAAAACTTGAAG CCATGATTCAATGTTCTGGAGAAGCAACTTACATGAATGACGTACTAACTTCAACCAACTCGGTTTATTGTGCTTTTGCTATTGCAACAAAAGTTGGCGCAAACATCGAAAAGATTGATGCTTCTGAGGTTTTACAAACTCCAGGTGTGATAGCCTTTTATACCGCAAAAGATATACCGGGTACGAATTCATCATGCGATTCAATATTCGGCTATGAAGCTGAAGAGATTTTTTGTAGTGACATTGTTAAATATTACGGCCAACCTTTAGGTGTAGTGGTTGCACAAACAAATGATATTGCGAACCGCATTGCACCTAAAGTAAAAGTGACATATTCAAATAATGTACGAGTACATAATGTTTTAACCACCACCGCTGACGTGCTTGAAGCAGATGAAATGAAACGAATCACTATGATAAAAACTTCGAAAATCGATGAAATTAAACTTGTACAGAAACCCGATATTAATTCCAAAGGCGTTTTTGAAATAGGCGGGCAATATCACTTTACAATGGAGCCGCAAACTACTATAGTTGTTCCTTTTGAAGAAGGACTAAACGTTTGGACAGCAACACAGTGGATGGATCATACTCAAAGTGTAATAGCAAAAATGTTGAAACTTCAGGTAAACAAGGTACAGTTGAAGGTTCGCCGCCTTGGTGGTGCATTTGGATGTAAGATTTCACGTGGAAATCAAGTTGCCTGTGCTGCATCATTAGTCGCATACAAATTAAATCGACCATCTCGTTTCGTACAGACCATCGAATCGATGATGACCTCGAACGGTAAACGTTGGGGTTGTCGGAGCGATTATGAATTTCACATAAAAGCCAATGGAAAAATTCTCGGACTTAAAAATACATTCTATCAGGATGCAGGATATACACTCAATGAAAATCCTATTAACGGACATTCTGTTGTTTGCTCCAAAAATTGCTATGAACTTGCTGACTTGAGCACTAAAATTGTGGCCGAAGCTGTCATAACCGATGCACCCAGTTCAACTTGGTGCCGTGCACCAGGTTCTGTAGAAGGAATAGCaatgattgaaaatatattggAACATATTGCATTTGAAGCAAATATAGATCCTGCTGATGCACGATTAGCTAACTTAAAATCTGGAAACAAATTGGAGGAGCTACTACCGCGATTTATTAATACAACAGATTATCGTAATCGACGAAAGGAAATTGACGGCTTCAACGAAAAAAATCGTTGGACTAAACGTGGTTTAGGAATAGCTATTATGGAATATccagttttttattttggtcAATATTCAGCAACAGTTTCTATTTATCACGTAGATGGTACTGTAGTTATATCTCACGGAGGAATCGAAATGGGTCAAG gcATTAACACGAAAGTTGCTCAAGTGGCAGCACAAACACTCGGTGTACCATTAACTTATATTAAGATTGAGTCTAGTGACACTATCAATGGTGCTAATTCTATAGTTACTGGAGGTGCTGTAGGAAGTGAAAGCCTTTGCTTTGCCATTCGAAAAGCTTGCGAAACACTTAATGAACGTCTTAAACCAATTAAAGACTCGCTTGGAAAGGAAGCTAGCTGGCAGAATGTTGTGCAACAAGCGTGGGGGAAAGCAATCAATATGATAGTTAGTGATCATTATAAAGAAGGAGACATGCAGAATTACAGCGTATATGGTTTAGCCCTAACCGAAATTGAAGTAGACATATTGACGggaaataatcaaataaaacgTGTTGATATATTGGAAGACGCTGGTGAAAGTCTTAGTCCATACATTGATATTGGTCAAGTGGAAGGATCGTTTGTTATGTTGCTCGGGTACTGGCTAACGGAGCAGTTGATATATGACCGAATAACAGGAGAACTTTTAACTAATCGCACGTGGAATTATAAACCTCCGGGTGCAAAGGATATCCCGATTGACTTTCGCATAGAATTACTACAGAAAAATCCAAATTCAGCAGGATTCATGCGTTCAAAAGCAACAGGTGAACCACCATGTTGCCTAGCAGTCAGTGTGATTTTTGCTATTCAGCATGCTTTGCAATCTGCTCGTAAAGATGCTGGACTAAAACGTGAATGGATTCGTTTAGGTGCTCCAACAACACCTGAGACTATCGCACTGAATGCTGGAACAGATGTGTCGAAATTCTCTCTAGCATAA